One window from the genome of [Clostridium] celerecrescens 18A encodes:
- a CDS encoding glycine--tRNA ligase, producing the protein MEKTMEKIVGLAKSRGFVYPGSEIYGGLANTWDYGNLGVELKNNVKKAWWQKFIQESPYNVGVDCAILMNSQTWVASGHLGGFSDPLMDCKACKERFRADKLIEDYMAENNITIEGSVDAWSQEEMKSYIDEKNICCPSCGKHDFTDIRQFNLMFKTFQGVTEDAKNTVYLRPETAQGIFVNFKNVQRTSRKKIPFGIGQVGKSFRNEITPGNFTFRTREFEQMELEFFCEPDTDLEWFAYWKEFCINWLQTLGIKEDEMRVRDHEKEELSFYSKATSDIEFLFPFGWGELWGIADRTDYDLNQHQNTSGQDMTYFDDEKKERYIPYVVEPSLGADRVTLAFLCAAYDEEEIAEGDVRTVLHFHPAIAPVKIGVLPLSKKLNEGAEKVYEELCKYYNCEFDDRGNIGKRYRRQDEIGTPFCVTYDFDSEEDFAVTVRDRDTMEQVRVPIAELKSYFEDKFRF; encoded by the coding sequence ATGGAAAAGACAATGGAAAAGATTGTGGGACTAGCAAAATCAAGAGGATTTGTATATCCTGGCTCCGAAATTTACGGCGGCCTTGCAAATACCTGGGATTACGGCAACTTAGGTGTAGAACTTAAAAACAATGTAAAAAAAGCATGGTGGCAGAAATTTATTCAGGAAAGCCCATATAACGTAGGCGTAGACTGTGCCATCCTGATGAACTCCCAGACCTGGGTTGCTTCCGGACATTTAGGCGGTTTTTCCGACCCACTGATGGACTGCAAGGCATGTAAGGAGCGTTTCCGTGCAGATAAACTGATTGAAGATTATATGGCTGAGAACAATATCACCATTGAAGGCTCTGTTGATGCCTGGTCCCAGGAAGAGATGAAGAGCTATATTGATGAGAAGAACATCTGCTGCCCAAGCTGCGGTAAGCATGATTTCACAGATATCCGTCAGTTTAACCTGATGTTCAAGACCTTCCAGGGAGTAACCGAAGATGCCAAAAATACCGTATACTTAAGACCAGAAACAGCCCAGGGTATTTTCGTAAACTTCAAAAACGTACAGAGAACATCCCGCAAAAAAATACCATTTGGTATCGGACAGGTAGGTAAATCCTTCCGTAACGAGATCACTCCAGGAAACTTCACTTTCCGTACCAGAGAATTTGAGCAGATGGAGCTGGAGTTTTTCTGTGAACCGGATACAGATCTGGAATGGTTCGCATACTGGAAAGAATTCTGCATCAACTGGCTGCAGACCCTGGGAATCAAAGAAGACGAGATGCGTGTAAGGGATCATGAGAAGGAAGAACTTTCTTTCTACAGCAAGGCAACCTCTGACATTGAATTCCTGTTCCCGTTCGGATGGGGCGAGTTATGGGGAATCGCAGACAGGACCGATTACGACTTAAACCAGCACCAGAACACGTCCGGACAGGATATGACATATTTTGACGACGAAAAGAAAGAACGGTACATCCCCTATGTAGTAGAGCCTTCTTTAGGAGCTGACCGTGTGACCCTTGCATTCCTTTGTGCTGCATACGATGAAGAAGAGATTGCAGAAGGAGATGTACGTACAGTACTTCATTTCCACCCTGCCATAGCTCCTGTTAAGATCGGTGTTCTTCCTCTTTCCAAGAAGCTGAATGAAGGCGCTGAAAAGGTATATGAAGAGCTTTGCAAATATTATAACTGTGAATTCGATGACAGAGGCAACATCGGAAAGCGTTATAGAAGACAGGATGAGATCGGTACTCCATTCTGCGTTACTTATGATTTCGATTCAGAGGAAGATTTCGCCGTAACCGTCCGTGACCGTGATACTATGGAACAGGTAAGAGTTCCCATTGCAGAGCTGAAGAGCTACTTTGAGGATAAGTTCCGTTTCTAA
- a CDS encoding TrpB-like pyridoxal phosphate-dependent enzyme codes for MSENKIPYKIYLEESEMPKEWYNVRADMKNKPAPLLNPGTLQPMSEEELGTVFCKELVKQELDNDNPFIEIPQKILDFYKMYRPAPLVRAYCLEEKLKTPAKIYYKFEGNNTSGSHKLNSAIAQAYYAKEQGLKGVTTETGAGQWGTALSMACSYLELDCKVYMVKCSYEQKPFRREVMRTYGASVTPSPSEETEVGRKILAEHPGTTGSLGCAISEAVEVATHTEGYRYVLGSVLNQVLLHQSVIGMEAKIAMDKYGIKPDIIIGCAGGGSNLGGLISPFMGEKLRGEADYRFIAVEPASCPSLTRGVFAYDFCDTGMVCPLAKMYTLGSGFIPSANHAGGLRYHGMSSTLSQLYHDGYMEARSVEQTAVFEAAEQFARVEGILPAPESSHAIKAAIDEALKCKETGEEKTILFGLTGTGYFDMMAYEKFHDGAMTDYIPTDDDLKAGFDGIPRFPGNLE; via the coding sequence ATGAGTGAAAACAAGATTCCCTACAAAATTTATCTGGAAGAAAGCGAGATGCCTAAAGAGTGGTACAACGTACGTGCCGACATGAAGAATAAGCCGGCGCCTCTTTTAAATCCAGGAACCTTACAGCCAATGTCAGAAGAGGAACTTGGAACTGTATTTTGCAAGGAGCTGGTAAAGCAAGAGCTGGATAATGATAATCCTTTTATAGAAATTCCGCAAAAAATACTTGACTTTTATAAAATGTACCGTCCGGCCCCATTGGTTAGAGCATACTGCCTGGAAGAGAAGCTTAAGACTCCGGCAAAAATTTACTACAAATTTGAAGGCAATAATACAAGCGGAAGCCATAAGCTGAATTCTGCTATTGCTCAGGCTTATTACGCCAAGGAGCAGGGGTTAAAGGGAGTGACCACTGAGACCGGGGCAGGGCAGTGGGGGACGGCTCTTTCCATGGCATGCTCATATCTGGAGCTGGACTGTAAGGTCTATATGGTCAAGTGTTCCTACGAACAAAAACCTTTCCGCAGAGAAGTAATGCGCACCTATGGAGCCAGCGTGACCCCATCTCCGTCCGAGGAAACAGAGGTAGGAAGGAAGATCCTGGCAGAGCATCCCGGAACTACAGGAAGTCTGGGTTGTGCCATTTCTGAGGCGGTGGAAGTGGCAACACATACCGAGGGGTACCGGTATGTGCTGGGAAGCGTTTTAAACCAGGTGCTTCTGCATCAGTCGGTGATTGGAATGGAAGCCAAGATTGCAATGGACAAATACGGGATCAAGCCTGATATTATTATTGGATGTGCAGGCGGCGGCTCCAATCTGGGAGGACTCATATCTCCGTTTATGGGTGAAAAACTCAGGGGCGAAGCAGATTACCGGTTTATTGCAGTAGAACCTGCATCCTGCCCAAGCCTGACACGAGGCGTTTTTGCTTATGATTTTTGCGATACCGGAATGGTATGCCCGCTGGCAAAAATGTATACTCTGGGAAGTGGATTTATTCCATCAGCAAACCATGCAGGAGGCCTGCGGTACCATGGGATGAGTTCCACCTTGTCTCAGCTTTACCATGACGGATACATGGAGGCGCGTTCTGTAGAGCAGACAGCTGTATTTGAGGCAGCAGAACAGTTTGCGAGAGTAGAAGGAATCCTTCCGGCGCCGGAAAGCAGTCATGCGATAAAAGCGGCAATCGATGAGGCTTTAAAATGCAAAGAGACAGGAGAAGAGAAGACGATCCTCTTTGGCCTTACAGGAACAGGATATTTTGATATGATGGCATATGAAAAGTTCCATGACGGAGCGATGACAGACTATATTCCAACAGATGATGATTTAAAGGCTGGATTTGACGGAATTCCAAGATTCCCGGGTAACCTGGAATAA
- a CDS encoding YdcF family protein → MALIFWLMAVSCIIYYVVIILYSGLTTSLSFIWLVFAAICILLPVGWEAYVKHKDKVPLWIPVSVITMCCTGILIFLVVEVLVFTGVAARDTSNLDYVIVLGARVKETGISKSLKKRLDKAMEYLDDNPSTILVLSGGQGDDEPVSEAAAMRDYLVFNGVKEEQLILETRSTSTVENIAYSRVAIEADQAERKARRLDQPIFMEPGTFEEVPDKPIKIGVLTSDFHVFRALQIGRKWGIPDIYGISCGSDPILFVHFCVRECAAILKDKLVGNM, encoded by the coding sequence ATGGCGTTAATTTTTTGGCTGATGGCCGTTTCCTGCATTATTTATTATGTTGTGATCATTCTTTATTCTGGTCTGACCACATCTCTTTCTTTTATATGGCTTGTATTTGCTGCCATCTGCATATTGCTGCCGGTGGGTTGGGAAGCCTATGTGAAGCATAAGGATAAGGTTCCCTTATGGATTCCGGTGTCGGTGATTACCATGTGCTGTACCGGAATTCTGATATTTCTGGTGGTGGAAGTCCTGGTATTTACGGGTGTTGCTGCCCGGGATACTTCCAATCTGGATTATGTCATTGTATTGGGAGCCAGGGTAAAAGAAACAGGAATCAGTAAATCCTTAAAAAAACGGCTGGATAAAGCCATGGAGTACTTAGATGACAATCCATCTACGATTCTGGTGCTGTCCGGCGGCCAGGGGGATGACGAACCTGTCAGTGAAGCCGCAGCCATGCGTGATTATCTGGTCTTTAACGGAGTAAAAGAGGAACAGCTGATTTTAGAGACCCGCTCCACCAGCACGGTTGAGAATATTGCATACAGCCGTGTAGCCATTGAAGCAGACCAGGCGGAAAGGAAAGCCCGCCGTCTGGACCAACCGATTTTCATGGAGCCTGGAACCTTTGAAGAGGTGCCGGATAAGCCCATTAAAATTGGAGTACTCACCAGTGATTTTCATGTATTTCGGGCGCTGCAAATTGGAAGAAAATGGGGAATACCGGATATCTATGGCATATCCTGTGGATCTGACCCCATTCTTTTCGTACACTTTTGCGTCAGAGAGTGCGCAGCCATATTAAAAGACAAATTAGTGGGCAATATGTAA
- the era gene encoding GTPase Era — MENNYKSGFVTLIGRPNVGKSTLMNHLIGQKIAITSDKPQTTRNRIQTVYTDERGQIIFLDTPGIHKAKNKLGEYMVSVAERTLKEVDVVLWLVEPTTYIGAGEQHIAEQLSQVKTPVILVINKIDTVKNQEDILTFISAYKDVCQFAEIVPVSALKDKNTDLMLELIYKYLPKGPQYYDEDTVTDQPMRQISAELIREKALRLLNDEIPHGIAVTIEKMKERDNGIMDIEAEIICERESHKGIIIGKGGSMLKKIGSSARREIEALMDTKVNLQLWVKVRKEWRDSELYMKNYGYNEKDI, encoded by the coding sequence ATGGAAAACAACTATAAATCAGGTTTTGTTACCCTGATCGGACGTCCCAATGTTGGAAAGTCCACCCTGATGAACCATCTCATCGGCCAGAAGATCGCCATCACTTCCGATAAGCCCCAGACAACCAGAAACCGCATCCAGACCGTGTATACGGATGAGAGAGGACAGATCATCTTCCTTGATACTCCCGGAATTCATAAAGCAAAAAACAAGCTGGGCGAATATATGGTAAGCGTAGCGGAGCGCACCTTAAAAGAAGTGGATGTGGTGCTCTGGCTGGTAGAACCGACTACCTACATCGGGGCCGGGGAGCAGCATATCGCGGAGCAGTTAAGCCAGGTAAAAACTCCTGTGATCCTTGTTATTAATAAAATTGACACAGTGAAGAACCAGGAGGATATCTTAACCTTTATAAGTGCATATAAAGATGTCTGCCAGTTTGCTGAGATCGTGCCTGTTTCCGCTCTAAAGGACAAAAATACGGACCTGATGCTGGAACTCATCTATAAATATCTTCCAAAGGGGCCTCAGTATTACGACGAGGATACGGTAACAGATCAGCCCATGCGTCAGATTTCAGCGGAGCTTATCAGGGAAAAAGCCCTTCGTCTTTTAAATGATGAGATACCTCACGGGATCGCGGTCACGATTGAGAAGATGAAGGAGCGGGATAACGGCATCATGGATATTGAAGCCGAAATTATCTGTGAGCGGGAATCCCACAAGGGGATCATCATTGGAAAAGGCGGTTCCATGCTGAAAAAGATCGGAAGCTCAGCCCGCAGGGAAATAGAAGCTCTGATGGATACAAAGGTAAATCTACAGCTTTGGGTCAAGGTCCGGAAAGAATGGCGGGACAGCGAGCTGTATATGAAAAATTATGGATATAATGAAAAAGACATTTAA
- a CDS encoding insulinase family protein — MNQFKNLAAYEVVEEKEIKEIKASGCVLRHKKSGARLFLVSCDDENKVFSIGFRTPPSDSTGVAHILEHSVLCGSDKFPVKDPFVELVKGSLNTFLNAMTYPDKTVYPVASCNDKDFQNLMNVYLDAVLHPNIYREPKIFMQEGWHYELESPESDLIYNGVVYNEMKGAFSSPEEVLDRYTRKTLFPDNCYGQESGGDPAFITDLTYEDFLAFHKRYYHPSNSYIYLYGDMNMEEKLDWLDKEYLSYYDEITIDSSIPRQKPFSNPVEGETFYSITEGESEENATYLSISTAVGTDLDPRLYIAFQILEYTLLDAPGAPLKQALIDAGIGQDILGGYDSGILQPYFTIIAKNANKEQRGEFLAVVKGTLRRLADEGINRKSLKAGMNYYEFRYREADYGSAPKGLMYGLQCMDSWLYDGDPMMHLEYQDTFDYLKKVVDDGYFEQLIREYLLDNPFEAVLTVSPKKNLTAMEDEKEAKKLAAYKASLSEEELRELAEQTRALKEYQENPSPQEMLEMIPMLSREDITKEAEEIIWEEKSAHGVKVIHHEMFTSGIGYLKVLFDTSAVPVEDLPYVGFLKSLLGYVNTENFSYGDLTSEIHLNSGGVSFSVSSYPDLKNNGEFKGFFMASARVLYEKLDFGFSILGEILTRSILDDEKRVGEVISETRSRARMKLEGSCHSAAVARATSYFSATSSFNDLTGGIGYYEFLENLEKEYPTRKKEIIARLKAVMVKLFTSKNMLVSYTADEEGYNLLPDALKKLTDLLPEGEGTRYPFAFSPGNRNEGFSTASQVNYVARCGTFAGSGQEYTGALKILKVILSYDYLWINLRVKGGAYGCMSGFGRSGEGYFTSYRDPNVRESNRIYDGVVDYLESFQATDRDMTKYVIGTISDMDVPYPPSTRGNRGLSAYLSGVDREMMEKEREEVLTATQEDIRKLAPLVNAVLNTGSLCVIGNEEKIEADKDLFVETKNLFHS; from the coding sequence ATGAATCAGTTTAAAAACCTTGCAGCCTATGAGGTTGTAGAAGAAAAGGAAATAAAAGAGATCAAAGCATCCGGTTGCGTACTCCGCCATAAAAAAAGCGGAGCCAGGCTGTTTCTCGTATCCTGTGATGATGAGAACAAAGTATTTTCCATTGGATTCCGTACCCCTCCGTCAGACAGCACCGGTGTTGCCCACATCCTGGAGCACAGCGTGCTCTGCGGATCAGACAAATTTCCAGTGAAAGACCCGTTTGTTGAACTGGTAAAGGGTTCCCTTAACACCTTCCTAAATGCAATGACCTACCCGGATAAAACAGTATACCCGGTAGCCAGCTGCAACGACAAGGATTTCCAGAATTTGATGAACGTGTACCTGGATGCCGTACTGCATCCCAATATCTACAGAGAGCCAAAGATTTTCATGCAGGAAGGCTGGCATTATGAACTGGAAAGCCCGGAATCAGATCTGATATACAATGGAGTAGTATATAACGAAATGAAGGGAGCATTTTCTTCCCCGGAAGAAGTACTGGACCGCTACACCAGGAAAACTCTTTTCCCGGATAACTGCTACGGCCAGGAATCTGGCGGAGATCCTGCCTTTATTACGGATCTGACCTATGAAGATTTTCTAGCCTTTCATAAGAGATACTATCATCCCTCCAACAGCTATATTTATCTCTATGGGGATATGAACATGGAAGAAAAACTCGATTGGCTTGATAAAGAATACTTAAGCTATTACGACGAAATAACCATCGATTCCAGTATCCCAAGACAAAAACCATTCTCAAATCCGGTGGAGGGAGAGACGTTTTATTCCATTACCGAAGGAGAGTCTGAAGAAAATGCCACCTATCTTTCCATCAGTACAGCCGTGGGAACAGACTTGGATCCCAGGCTTTATATTGCATTCCAGATTCTGGAATACACCCTTTTGGATGCGCCGGGCGCACCCTTAAAGCAGGCTCTAATTGATGCCGGGATCGGCCAGGACATTTTAGGAGGATATGACAGCGGCATTCTTCAGCCCTACTTTACCATCATTGCAAAAAATGCAAACAAGGAGCAGAGAGGAGAATTTCTCGCCGTTGTAAAAGGAACTTTAAGAAGGCTTGCAGATGAAGGCATCAACAGGAAGAGCCTGAAAGCAGGAATGAACTACTACGAATTCCGTTACCGGGAAGCGGATTACGGTTCGGCACCAAAGGGCCTGATGTATGGTCTTCAATGCATGGACAGCTGGCTCTATGACGGAGATCCGATGATGCACTTAGAATACCAGGATACCTTTGATTATCTGAAAAAAGTGGTAGATGACGGATATTTTGAACAGCTCATCAGAGAATACCTTCTGGACAATCCTTTTGAGGCCGTCTTAACCGTAAGTCCCAAAAAGAACTTAACGGCAATGGAAGATGAGAAGGAAGCGAAGAAGCTGGCCGCATACAAAGCCTCCCTTTCAGAAGAAGAACTTCGGGAGCTGGCAGAACAGACCCGTGCTTTAAAAGAATACCAGGAAAACCCTTCTCCCCAGGAGATGCTGGAAATGATTCCCATGCTTTCGAGAGAAGATATAACCAAGGAGGCAGAGGAGATCATATGGGAAGAAAAATCAGCCCATGGCGTCAAGGTGATCCATCATGAGATGTTTACTTCCGGAATCGGATATTTAAAGGTTCTGTTTGATACTTCCGCAGTTCCTGTTGAGGATCTGCCCTATGTTGGATTTTTAAAATCCCTGCTTGGCTATGTAAATACAGAAAACTTCTCCTATGGGGACTTAACCAGTGAGATCCATTTAAACAGCGGCGGTGTCAGTTTTAGCGTATCCTCTTATCCTGATTTAAAAAATAATGGGGAATTTAAAGGTTTCTTTATGGCAAGTGCCAGGGTGCTTTATGAGAAGCTTGATTTTGGCTTCTCTATTCTTGGCGAGATCCTGACCCGTTCTATTTTAGATGATGAAAAGCGGGTAGGCGAAGTCATCAGCGAAACCAGGTCAAGAGCCAGAATGAAGCTGGAGGGTTCCTGCCATTCAGCAGCCGTAGCCAGGGCTACTTCTTACTTTTCCGCCACCTCTTCATTTAATGATCTGACCGGCGGAATCGGGTACTATGAATTTTTAGAGAATCTGGAAAAGGAATATCCTACCCGCAAGAAGGAGATCATTGCCCGCTTAAAAGCGGTCATGGTAAAGCTATTCACCTCCAAAAACATGCTGGTCAGCTATACGGCAGATGAAGAAGGGTATAATTTACTCCCTGATGCTCTTAAAAAGCTCACAGATCTGCTGCCAGAAGGAGAAGGAACCCGCTATCCCTTTGCTTTTTCACCTGGAAACAGAAACGAAGGCTTCAGCACGGCTTCCCAGGTCAATTATGTGGCCAGATGCGGTACCTTTGCAGGCAGCGGCCAGGAATATACCGGCGCTCTTAAAATATTGAAAGTCATTTTAAGCTATGATTACCTTTGGATCAATTTAAGAGTCAAAGGAGGAGCCTATGGCTGCATGAGCGGATTTGGCCGTTCAGGAGAAGGTTACTTTACTTCCTACCGGGATCCAAACGTAAGAGAATCAAATCGGATCTATGACGGAGTCGTAGATTATTTAGAGAGCTTCCAGGCAACGGACCGTGATATGACAAAATATGTCATCGGCACCATCAGCGATATGGATGTGCCGTACCCTCCGTCTACCAGAGGAAACCGCGGCCTTTCCGCCTATTTATCCGGAGTTGACCGGGAGATGATGGAAAAGGAGCGGGAAGAAGTATTAACTGCCACTCAGGAAGATATCCGCAAACTGGCGCCTCTAGTAAACGCCGTTTTAAATACAGGAAGTCTTTGCGTCATTGGAAATGAAGAAAAAATCGAAGCGGATAAGGATCTGTTTGTAGAAACCAAGAACCTGTTCCACTCATAA
- a CDS encoding ABC transporter permease: protein MSVIYFIFQQTMYFMIPLMIVALGAMFSERSGIINIALEGIMTMGAFTGILFIHFTGGTMNGQLQLIIAVLISMATGMVFSLFHAYASINMKSNQVISGTALNMFAPAFAIFVARVIQGVQQVQFNNTFRISSVPLLGKIPFFGPLLFQNAYITTYIGIAIFLLSTIVLYKTRFGLRLRSCGEHPQAADSAGINVYRMQYAGVMISGALGGLGGLVFVVPTSTNFNADVAGYGFLALAVLIFGQWKPVNIMFASLFFGLMKAIASAYSGIPFLSAMGIPSYFYKMIPYIITLIVLIFTSRNSQAPKAEGIPYDKGQR, encoded by the coding sequence ATGAGCGTAATTTATTTCATTTTTCAGCAGACCATGTATTTCATGATTCCTCTCATGATCGTAGCTTTGGGAGCCATGTTCTCTGAGCGAAGCGGAATCATCAACATTGCTTTGGAAGGAATCATGACCATGGGAGCCTTTACCGGAATCCTGTTCATTCATTTTACAGGCGGCACCATGAATGGACAGCTCCAGCTCATCATTGCGGTCTTAATCTCCATGGCAACCGGTATGGTATTTTCCCTGTTCCACGCCTACGCTTCCATTAACATGAAGTCCAATCAGGTAATCAGCGGTACTGCATTAAACATGTTCGCCCCCGCATTTGCCATCTTCGTGGCCCGTGTTATTCAGGGAGTACAGCAGGTTCAGTTTAACAACACCTTCCGCATTTCATCCGTTCCGTTATTGGGAAAGATACCGTTTTTTGGTCCTCTCCTGTTCCAGAACGCTTATATTACCACTTATATAGGCATTGCAATCTTTTTGCTTTCAACCATTGTTCTTTATAAAACCCGGTTTGGTTTAAGGCTCCGGTCCTGCGGCGAGCATCCCCAGGCGGCTGATTCCGCCGGAATTAACGTATATCGGATGCAGTATGCAGGTGTTATGATCTCCGGCGCCCTTGGCGGACTTGGCGGACTGGTCTTTGTAGTTCCCACCTCCACCAATTTTAACGCAGACGTAGCCGGATACGGTTTCCTGGCTCTGGCTGTATTGATCTTCGGCCAGTGGAAGCCGGTCAATATCATGTTTGCCTCCCTTTTCTTCGGGCTCATGAAGGCTATCGCATCAGCCTATTCCGGAATCCCATTCTTAAGCGCAATGGGCATTCCAAGTTACTTCTATAAGATGATACCTTATATTATCACCTTGATCGTGCTGATCTTCACTTCCAGAAACTCTCAGGCTCCTAAGGCAGAGGGTATTCCTTATGATAAAGGTCAGAGATAG
- a CDS encoding ABC transporter permease, whose translation MKPKQIKDHTGILSSIFAIVLGLIVGLIILFLCNPKQALPGFATILSGAFTHGAKGVGQVFYYATPIILTGLSVGFAFKTGLFNIGTPGQFIMGGFGAVYVGILWTSLGPAHWIVALLASVILGAVWGLVPGLLKAYFNVNEVIASIMMNYIGMYLVNWIVKSYKPLFNNLRNESRNVAATANIPKMGLDKIFPGSSVNGGILIAILTVIVIWLLLNKTTFGYELKAVGFNRDASKYAGINEKKSIILSMVIAGAIAGLAGGLLYLAGTGKHIEIKDVLASEGFTGISVALLGLSNPIGVLFSGIFIAYLTAGGFYLQLFEFSTEIIDIIVAVIIYFSAFALMVKIILAKIHRQKSEKAEAAKEGGTKS comes from the coding sequence ATGAAACCGAAACAAATAAAGGACCATACAGGAATTCTTTCTTCCATTTTTGCCATTGTGCTTGGATTGATCGTAGGCCTGATCATTCTGTTCCTTTGCAATCCGAAGCAGGCTCTTCCTGGATTTGCAACGATTTTATCAGGAGCATTTACTCATGGAGCCAAGGGCGTTGGACAGGTGTTTTATTATGCAACTCCTATTATCCTCACCGGACTTTCTGTGGGGTTTGCCTTCAAGACAGGGCTTTTCAACATCGGGACTCCCGGTCAGTTTATCATGGGGGGATTTGGCGCTGTCTATGTGGGAATCCTCTGGACATCCTTAGGGCCGGCTCACTGGATCGTCGCTCTTCTTGCCAGCGTCATCTTAGGCGCTGTGTGGGGCCTTGTACCAGGACTTTTAAAGGCTTATTTTAATGTAAATGAAGTAATTGCTTCTATTATGATGAACTACATCGGCATGTATCTGGTTAACTGGATCGTGAAAAGTTATAAACCCTTATTTAATAACCTGCGAAATGAATCCCGGAATGTGGCAGCAACAGCCAACATTCCAAAGATGGGACTTGATAAGATATTCCCGGGTTCCAGTGTTAACGGCGGAATCCTCATTGCAATCCTTACGGTGATTGTGATCTGGCTCCTTCTTAACAAGACAACCTTTGGTTATGAATTAAAGGCTGTGGGCTTTAACCGGGATGCCAGTAAATATGCTGGTATTAATGAAAAAAAGAGCATTATTTTATCTATGGTAATCGCAGGAGCCATTGCAGGACTTGCAGGCGGGCTCTTGTATCTGGCAGGTACCGGAAAGCACATTGAAATCAAGGATGTGCTGGCATCGGAAGGCTTTACCGGCATTTCCGTTGCACTGCTGGGCTTAAGCAACCCCATCGGAGTTCTCTTCTCCGGCATCTTTATCGCTTACCTGACAGCCGGAGGATTTTACTTACAGCTGTTTGAATTTTCAACGGAAATCATTGATATCATCGTTGCAGTTATCATTTATTTCAGCGCCTTTGCCCTTATGGTAAAGATTATTCTTGCTAAAATTCATAGGCAGAAAAGCGAAAAAGCAGAAGCAGCTAAGGAAGGAGGAACGAAATCATGA
- the recO gene encoding DNA repair protein RecO, whose product MREVETMTGMVIKVTPVGEMDKRLVILTRERGKITAFARGARRPGSPFMAVSRPFAFGQFSLYEGRDSYTLRSAEITNYFEALSLDVEGTCYGSYFLELADYYARENMDGTGVLKLLYQSIRALLKPALKNELVQRIFELKAMVLNGEYTETPPCSVSDSASYAWEYVIASPAEHLYTFTLTDPVLEEFVRCVEINKKRYVDKEFHSLNILHTMTGWKVLK is encoded by the coding sequence TTGAGGGAAGTTGAAACCATGACGGGGATGGTAATAAAAGTGACCCCGGTCGGAGAAATGGATAAGCGCCTTGTGATACTCACCAGGGAAAGAGGAAAGATCACCGCATTTGCCAGAGGGGCAAGAAGACCGGGGAGTCCATTCATGGCGGTAAGCCGCCCCTTTGCCTTCGGGCAGTTTTCCTTATATGAGGGCAGGGATTCCTATACTCTTCGGTCGGCGGAGATCACCAATTATTTTGAAGCATTATCCCTGGATGTGGAAGGAACCTGCTATGGATCCTATTTTCTGGAACTGGCCGATTATTACGCCAGGGAGAATATGGACGGAACAGGTGTTTTAAAGCTACTATACCAGTCGATCCGGGCGCTTTTAAAACCAGCTCTGAAAAATGAGCTGGTACAGAGGATTTTTGAACTGAAAGCAATGGTGTTAAACGGAGAATACACAGAGACCCCTCCCTGCTCTGTCAGTGATTCGGCAAGCTATGCATGGGAATATGTAATCGCCTCTCCGGCAGAGCACCTATACACCTTTACTTTGACGGATCCGGTGCTGGAGGAATTCGTCCGCTGTGTGGAGATCAATAAGAAGCGCTATGTGGACAAGGAATTTCACTCGCTGAATATTTTACACACTATGACTGGATGGAAAGTATTGAAATGA